One genomic region from Listeria monocytogenes encodes:
- a CDS encoding glutamate decarboxylase produces the protein MLYSKENKESYLEPVFGSSAEDRDIPKYTLGKEPLEPRIAYRLVKDELLDEGSARQNLATFCQTYMEDEATKLMSETLEKNAIDKSEYPRTAELENRCVNIIADLWHAPKDQKFMGTSTIGSSEACMLGGMAMKFAWRKRAEKLGLDIYAKKPNLVISSGYQVCWEKFCVYWDIDMRVVPMDKEHMQLNTDQVLDYVDEYTIGVVGILGITYTGRYDDIYALNEKLEEYNSKTDYKVYIHVDAASGGFFTPFVEPDIIWDFRLKNVISINTSGHKYGLVYPGIGWVLWKDESYLPEELIFKVSYLGGEMPTMQINFSRSASHIIGQYYNFLRYGFEGYRTIHQKTSDVAQYLAHAVEQTGYFDIFNDGSHLPIVCYKLKDDANVNWTLYDLADRLQMRGWQVPAYPLPKSLENIIIQRYVCRADLGFNMAEEFIQDFQASIQELNNAHILFHDNQQSGVHGFTH, from the coding sequence ATGTTATATAGTAAAGAAAATAAAGAAAGTTATTTAGAACCAGTTTTCGGATCAAGTGCAGAGGATCGTGATATTCCTAAATACACCCTCGGAAAAGAACCACTCGAACCTCGGATTGCTTACCGTTTAGTGAAAGACGAACTTTTAGATGAAGGTTCCGCCCGCCAAAACCTAGCTACTTTTTGCCAAACATATATGGAAGACGAAGCAACCAAATTAATGTCCGAAACACTAGAAAAAAATGCAATCGATAAATCTGAATACCCAAGAACAGCTGAACTTGAAAATCGTTGCGTCAATATTATCGCTGACTTATGGCATGCACCTAAGGACCAAAAATTTATGGGAACTTCCACAATCGGCTCTAGTGAAGCGTGTATGCTTGGCGGAATGGCAATGAAATTTGCTTGGAGAAAACGTGCCGAAAAACTTGGCCTAGATATTTATGCAAAAAAACCAAATCTCGTTATCTCCTCTGGCTACCAAGTGTGTTGGGAAAAATTCTGTGTTTACTGGGATATCGATATGCGCGTTGTTCCAATGGATAAAGAGCACATGCAACTCAATACCGATCAAGTCCTTGATTACGTCGATGAATATACAATCGGTGTGGTCGGCATCCTCGGTATCACTTACACAGGCCGCTATGATGACATCTACGCGCTAAATGAAAAACTTGAAGAATACAATAGCAAAACCGATTATAAAGTCTACATTCACGTCGATGCAGCTAGTGGAGGTTTCTTCACTCCATTTGTCGAACCTGACATTATCTGGGACTTCCGTTTGAAAAACGTTATCTCAATTAATACTTCCGGTCACAAATACGGCCTCGTTTATCCAGGTATCGGTTGGGTCCTTTGGAAAGATGAAAGCTACCTACCAGAAGAACTCATCTTTAAAGTCAGCTACCTTGGCGGAGAAATGCCAACCATGCAAATCAATTTCTCCCGCAGTGCGAGCCACATCATCGGTCAATACTACAATTTCTTACGCTACGGCTTCGAAGGCTACCGCACCATTCACCAAAAAACAAGCGATGTAGCACAATACCTTGCCCATGCAGTCGAACAAACTGGCTACTTTGACATTTTTAACGATGGCTCCCACTTACCAATCGTCTGCTATAAATTAAAAGACGACGCCAATGTAAATTGGACATTATACGATTTAGCGGACCGCCTCCAAATGCGCGGCTGGCAAGTTCCCGCATATCCACTACCAAAAAGCTTGGAAAACATTATTATTCAACGTTACGTCTGCCGCGCTGACCTTGGTTTCAACATGGCAGAAGAATTCATCCAAGATTTCCAAGCCTCTATTCAAGAACTAAACAACGCCCACATCCTTTTCCACGATAATCAACAATCCGGCGTCCACGGCTTCACACATTAA
- a CDS encoding helix-turn-helix domain-containing protein, with product MLTNFIEKDIKRKCLICDFILKNKHTNLDEIAEYMGTSRVTVRSDIHALNEELDGLILIQMKECADNWVYQCQLQNGVTERKVLYKLYDNSMFLKCVAFFVTNVEENKFTDFMDTYFISHSHAYRLKHKVEEFLREIDLKLDNNRITGKEYRVRYLIALLQAEYGVLIYPLLDEEKQMIDNFMATLNLRINIDTLAHNAEGHAYFRSLISMVFKRDIPTSAIILDEQCQKYIESSRFLDIVQKSSKETLEKELGQEFSYNDYLYLMLIYYSTNFSIIDASMKKVELEQFDELIMKNADLQSLVDLFEEYFGAEVVNHSLFRAALCYFLKKTLFNLQGLIPSNERLLDKKYQPLYLVVKNVLKRWNENSRRRVLLIDSHINYLTIHLYPLIYKWNNPVQICIFSFNLINFESCKFQVEQELGRKVKVHEKMFNSVEDLNRLLEESDEPTIVLCNPNCEMELKEAVEGTIIPISLAFFDRDLEDVEEVIQSLRIKEHEKRLAYLRG from the coding sequence ATGCTTACGAATTTTATCGAAAAGGATATTAAGAGAAAATGTTTGATTTGTGATTTTATACTTAAGAATAAGCATACAAATTTAGATGAAATTGCGGAATATATGGGGACTTCTCGGGTGACGGTGCGGTCGGATATTCATGCGTTGAATGAGGAATTGGATGGCTTAATTCTTATTCAGATGAAAGAATGTGCGGATAATTGGGTGTATCAATGTCAGTTACAAAACGGAGTAACTGAGCGGAAAGTTTTGTATAAGTTATATGATAACTCAATGTTTTTGAAATGTGTGGCGTTTTTTGTTACGAATGTGGAGGAGAACAAGTTTACAGATTTTATGGATACTTATTTTATTTCTCATTCGCATGCGTATCGCCTGAAGCATAAGGTGGAAGAGTTTCTTCGAGAGATTGATTTGAAGCTTGATAATAATCGAATTACTGGAAAGGAGTACCGGGTTCGGTATTTGATTGCATTGCTTCAAGCCGAATATGGTGTGCTTATTTATCCGCTTTTGGATGAGGAGAAGCAAATGATTGATAACTTTATGGCGACGTTGAATTTGCGGATTAATATTGATACATTGGCGCATAATGCGGAGGGCCATGCATATTTTCGGTCATTGATTTCGATGGTATTTAAAAGAGATATTCCAACGAGTGCGATTATTTTGGATGAACAGTGTCAGAAATATATTGAGTCTTCAAGATTTCTTGATATAGTTCAGAAAAGTAGTAAGGAAACACTAGAAAAAGAGCTTGGTCAGGAATTTTCGTATAATGATTATTTGTATTTGATGTTGATTTATTATTCGACTAATTTTAGTATTATTGATGCTTCCATGAAAAAGGTGGAGCTGGAGCAATTTGATGAGTTGATAATGAAAAATGCAGATTTGCAGTCGCTGGTTGATTTATTTGAAGAATATTTTGGCGCGGAAGTTGTTAATCACTCGCTTTTTCGGGCAGCACTTTGTTACTTTTTGAAGAAGACGTTGTTTAATTTGCAGGGACTTATTCCGAGTAATGAGCGATTGCTGGATAAAAAGTATCAGCCGCTTTACTTGGTTGTGAAAAATGTGCTAAAACGCTGGAATGAGAATAGTAGACGGCGAGTATTATTAATTGATTCTCATATTAATTATTTGACGATTCATTTGTATCCACTTATTTATAAATGGAATAATCCGGTGCAAATTTGTATTTTCTCGTTCAATTTAATTAATTTTGAGTCTTGTAAATTTCAGGTGGAACAGGAGCTTGGGCGGAAGGTGAAGGTGCATGAGAAAATGTTTAATTCGGTGGAGGATTTAAACAGGTTACTAGAAGAATCGGATGAGCCAACGATTGTACTCTGTAATCCTAACTGCGAAATGGAATTGAAGGAAGCGGTAGAAGGTACTATTATTCCGATTTCATTGGCGTTTTTTGATAGGGATTTGGAAGATGTAGAAGAAGTGATTCAGTCTCTTAGAATAAAAGAACATGAAAAAAGGCTAGCCTATTTGAGAGGCTAG